A single genomic interval of Ruminococcus sp. NK3A76 harbors:
- a CDS encoding response regulator transcription factor — MDKQTVLVVDDDRDIVSAIARLLNDEGISVLKAYDGLEALDVIATRQVDLLVIDVMMPRLDGLSALMRIRQNNNIPVIVLSAKSEDTDKILGLSMGADDYITKPYNPLELIARVKANLRRYLTLGSAAASSPAKSVITVGGLELDKETKSITADGRKSTLTATEYKILELLMENAGRVFSAEEIYQRVWREDAYAVENTVMVHIRHIREKIEIDPKEPRYLKVVWGVGYKIEKR, encoded by the coding sequence ATGGATAAGCAAACGGTTCTTGTAGTGGACGATGACAGGGATATAGTGTCGGCGATAGCCAGGCTGCTCAATGATGAGGGCATATCGGTGCTCAAAGCATACGACGGGCTCGAAGCACTCGATGTCATAGCCACCCGACAGGTTGACCTGCTGGTGATAGATGTTATGATGCCCAGGCTCGACGGCCTTTCGGCTCTTATGCGCATAAGGCAGAACAACAATATCCCGGTCATAGTGCTCTCTGCAAAGAGCGAGGACACCGACAAGATACTCGGGCTTTCCATGGGGGCTGACGATTACATAACCAAACCCTATAACCCCCTTGAGCTGATAGCGAGAGTAAAGGCCAATTTGAGAAGATATCTCACTCTCGGTTCGGCGGCTGCATCTTCTCCTGCGAAAAGCGTCATAACCGTCGGCGGCCTGGAGCTTGACAAGGAGACAAAGAGCATCACCGCAGACGGCAGAAAAAGCACGCTGACCGCTACTGAGTATAAGATACTCGAACTGCTCATGGAAAACGCAGGCAGGGTGTTCTCGGCAGAGGAGATATATCAGCGTGTATGGCGTGAAGATGCATATGCGGTGGAAAACACCGTAATGGTACACATTCGGCACATAAGGGAGAAAATAGAGATAGACCCTAAGGAGCCGAGATACTTGAAGGTGGTGTGGGGCGTTGGATACAAAATTGAAAAAAGATGA
- a CDS encoding HAMP domain-containing sensor histidine kinase: MDTKLKKDEDNKTDEMISDSLEVTAPPDDKEGFLPPPAKGTVAYKLRARWIRMLMFILSAFLVAYGLTAVMALSCIEYAWDIEAAVMGDKQINETYSDKAEHRVGADEIENLYSSLCIVSSQVLRYDDMPFDYLSSVSNEIRAVTDKVFLDEGEGFTRLAGVDDRFEYFVSYGGRYMTNIEGLSANSGYDEIVKKLGSDDAYYLRLGDKTYSGGVNKQRVGRTDYESGDLKAAEPYLPLGSAYYDEDYKAHIFSYYKYAYDTTVFENEELPSADSSGDYPYYKGGVRYKYNEKLDELIADKTLKKLDDSGIKVALGLKPYTDKAAGALDKDEQVSLSKGLVISLMPVGAVLFVIVILLMVRCGYDRDTGRFVASYWLDKRFSAEVFLFSAIAALAGEGALFDSLSGEIKLALDRKDIVFFSSFALGTLLLWIIGFGSVLVMLRKLKTRTFFSTSLLVKLIGFVSKGLSDVYERSSRRLMRTSYHKLSVSKRVFVRSIIFAVLTGFAILLPAVIYLDGGWSPDDMSVVFVFLTVYAVYFVWYVLTSLDYFHNSELLCKKLETISSGEKYEGDKPQPTSPFYEPFMGLDKLDERIKFQAQEMVRSERTKVELVTNVSHDLKTPLTSIISYTYLLSKEEMSDEARDYVKILSQKSEKLKAIVNDVFTLAKAASGAEIKHERLDLAMLINQTIASNQDIIEQSGFAVKTTVPDEAVFIMGDGDKLSRVLQNLLDNALKYSLRGTRVYIELSVSERRAQAIFKNTAAEEMQFTAEEITERFTRGDKSRTDGGSGLGLSIAKTFTEACGGAFRIELDGDVFKAIAEFDTLYDQ; this comes from the coding sequence TTGGATACAAAATTGAAAAAAGATGAAGACAACAAAACGGATGAGATGATCTCAGACAGCCTGGAGGTGACAGCTCCGCCTGATGATAAAGAGGGCTTTTTACCTCCTCCTGCAAAGGGGACGGTCGCCTATAAGCTGCGTGCAAGGTGGATAAGGATGCTGATGTTTATACTGTCGGCGTTTTTGGTGGCATACGGGCTCACGGCGGTAATGGCGCTTTCCTGTATCGAATATGCGTGGGATATCGAAGCGGCCGTCATGGGCGACAAGCAGATAAACGAGACCTACAGCGATAAGGCAGAGCACCGTGTGGGTGCAGACGAGATAGAAAACCTCTACAGCAGCCTGTGTATAGTGTCGTCGCAGGTGCTCAGATATGACGATATGCCGTTTGATTACCTGAGCTCTGTGAGCAATGAGATACGGGCGGTAACGGACAAGGTGTTTCTTGACGAAGGCGAGGGCTTTACAAGGCTTGCGGGCGTTGATGACAGGTTTGAATACTTTGTGTCATACGGCGGCAGATATATGACAAATATCGAAGGCCTGTCGGCAAATTCCGGCTATGACGAGATAGTAAAAAAGCTCGGCAGCGATGATGCTTACTATCTAAGGCTCGGCGACAAGACCTACTCGGGCGGTGTCAACAAGCAGCGTGTAGGCCGCACCGACTATGAGAGCGGCGACTTAAAGGCAGCAGAGCCTTATCTTCCTCTTGGTTCGGCCTATTATGATGAGGATTACAAGGCGCATATTTTCAGCTACTATAAATACGCATATGACACGACAGTGTTTGAAAACGAGGAGCTGCCGTCAGCAGACAGCAGCGGTGACTACCCTTATTACAAGGGCGGTGTGAGATATAAGTATAACGAAAAGCTCGACGAGCTGATAGCTGACAAGACGCTGAAAAAGCTCGATGACAGCGGCATAAAGGTGGCATTAGGCCTTAAGCCATACACCGACAAGGCAGCAGGTGCGCTTGATAAGGACGAGCAGGTGTCGCTCTCAAAGGGGCTTGTTATAAGCCTTATGCCTGTGGGGGCAGTGCTGTTTGTGATAGTCATTCTTCTTATGGTGCGCTGCGGCTATGACCGTGACACGGGCAGGTTTGTGGCATCATACTGGCTTGATAAGAGGTTCTCGGCCGAGGTTTTCCTGTTCTCGGCAATAGCAGCGCTTGCCGGCGAGGGTGCGCTTTTTGACTCGCTCAGCGGTGAGATAAAGTTGGCGCTCGACCGCAAGGATATCGTGTTTTTCAGCTCGTTTGCGCTCGGTACACTGCTGCTTTGGATAATAGGCTTCGGCAGCGTGCTCGTGATGCTCAGAAAGCTCAAAACAAGGACGTTTTTCTCGACCTCGCTGCTCGTTAAGCTGATAGGCTTCGTTTCTAAGGGCTTATCTGATGTGTATGAGAGGAGCAGCCGCAGACTTATGCGCACCTCCTACCACAAGCTCAGCGTCAGCAAGCGGGTCTTTGTCAGGAGCATCATCTTCGCAGTGCTCACGGGCTTTGCGATACTGCTGCCTGCTGTGATATATCTTGACGGCGGCTGGTCGCCTGATGATATGTCGGTGGTGTTTGTGTTCTTAACTGTGTATGCAGTGTACTTTGTATGGTATGTGCTCACAAGCCTTGACTATTTCCACAATTCCGAGCTGCTTTGCAAAAAGCTTGAAACTATCAGCAGCGGCGAAAAGTACGAGGGCGATAAACCGCAGCCCACCTCGCCTTTCTATGAGCCGTTCATGGGGCTTGACAAGCTCGATGAGAGGATAAAGTTCCAGGCTCAGGAAATGGTAAGGAGCGAGCGCACAAAGGTCGAGCTGGTTACTAATGTCTCGCACGACCTGAAAACTCCGCTCACGTCGATAATCAGCTATACCTACCTTCTCTCAAAGGAGGAGATGAGCGACGAAGCAAGAGACTATGTGAAGATACTCTCTCAGAAATCCGAAAAGCTCAAAGCTATAGTGAATGACGTGTTCACTCTTGCAAAGGCAGCAAGCGGTGCAGAGATAAAGCACGAGCGCCTTGACCTTGCGATGCTCATAAACCAGACAATAGCCAGCAATCAGGATATCATCGAGCAGAGCGGCTTTGCAGTCAAGACGACTGTGCCGGACGAGGCTGTGTTTATCATGGGTGACGGCGACAAGCTGTCAAGGGTGCTGCAAAACCTTCTTGACAATGCGCTGAAATACTCGCTCAGAGGGACAAGGGTGTATATCGAGCTTAGTGTATCAGAGCGCAGGGCACAGGCAATATTCAAGAACACCGCCGCTGAGGAGATGCAGTTTACCGCCGAGGAGATAACCGAGCGCTTTACAAGGGGCGATAAATCCCGTACTGACGGCGGCAGCGGTCTTGGGCTGTCTATTGCCAAGACCTTCACCGAAGCCTGCGGAGGAGCTTTCCGCATAGAGCTTGACGGCGATGTGTTCAAGGCGATAGCTGAGTTTGATACGCTTTACGACCAGTGA
- a CDS encoding aldose 1-epimerase family protein gives MKATVKTASLEISANTSGAELCSVKKDGVEYIWQAGDAWKRYAPILFPFICSPKGKKYKANGVEYTMPTNHGFARDKEFALKEQTDNSLSFVLTSDEETLKVYPYDFELTVSFTVDGDSVEVLNSVKNTGKGDMYFYLGGHPAFNCPLEEGLSFDDYEIRYEKTETIIQPLLTGGERTVIDNAQGYKLTRALFDHDVIMKDKPNSKSITLMSDKGSRSVTLRFPESECIAVWSSTGNDEARFVCLEPWTSVPVYADDEFEDIEKKPHAVKLAAGGKFDYRYYIEVK, from the coding sequence ATGAAAGCAACAGTAAAAACAGCTTCACTTGAAATATCTGCAAACACCTCGGGCGCTGAGCTTTGCTCGGTGAAAAAGGACGGTGTGGAGTATATCTGGCAGGCAGGCGATGCCTGGAAAAGATATGCACCGATACTGTTCCCGTTCATCTGCTCGCCCAAGGGCAAGAAATATAAGGCAAACGGTGTCGAATACACCATGCCCACAAACCACGGCTTTGCAAGGGATAAGGAGTTTGCGCTCAAAGAGCAGACTGATAACAGCCTGAGCTTTGTCCTCACATCAGATGAGGAAACGCTTAAGGTATACCCCTATGATTTCGAGCTGACTGTCAGCTTTACTGTAGACGGCGACAGCGTCGAGGTGCTTAATTCTGTAAAGAATACCGGCAAGGGAGATATGTATTTCTACCTCGGCGGCCACCCGGCTTTCAACTGTCCGCTTGAAGAAGGGCTTTCGTTTGATGATTATGAGATAAGATATGAAAAGACTGAAACGATAATCCAGCCGCTGCTCACCGGCGGTGAGAGGACTGTTATTGATAACGCCCAGGGCTATAAGCTCACCCGTGCGCTCTTTGACCACGATGTTATCATGAAGGATAAGCCGAATTCCAAGAGCATAACCCTTATGTCAGACAAGGGCAGCAGGAGCGTGACTCTGCGCTTCCCGGAGAGCGAGTGCATAGCTGTGTGGTCGTCTACCGGCAACGATGAGGCGAGATTTGTCTGCCTTGAGCCCTGGACGAGCGTGCCTGTATATGCTGACGACGAGTTTGAGGACATCGAGAAAAAGCCCCACGCTGTAAAGCTCGCAGCAGGCGGTAAGTTTGACTACCGCTACTATATAGAGGTGAAGTGA
- the dtd gene encoding D-aminoacyl-tRNA deacylase: MKAVIQRVNYADVKVGGETVGETGKGYLILFGAAVGDTEEDADRLAAKISTLRIFSDENDKINLSIKDVGGDILCVSQFTLCADCRKGNRPSFTDAMPPEEANRLYEYFCDKCAELAECKVGRGVFGADMKVTLQNDGPFTVMLECKEGKII, from the coding sequence ATGAAGGCCGTCATACAGCGTGTAAACTATGCGGATGTAAAGGTCGGCGGTGAGACGGTCGGCGAGACAGGCAAGGGCTATCTCATACTTTTCGGCGCCGCTGTGGGCGATACCGAGGAGGACGCTGACAGGCTCGCTGCAAAGATATCCACCCTGCGTATCTTTTCTGATGAGAACGATAAGATAAACCTCTCGATAAAAGATGTGGGAGGAGATATACTCTGCGTGTCGCAGTTCACCCTGTGTGCTGACTGCCGCAAGGGCAACAGGCCGAGCTTTACTGATGCAATGCCGCCCGAAGAAGCAAACAGGCTTTATGAGTATTTCTGCGATAAGTGCGCAGAGCTTGCAGAATGTAAGGTCGGCAGGGGAGTTTTCGGGGCTGATATGAAAGTCACCCTGCAAAACGACGGCCCGTTCACTGTTATGCTCGAATGTAAGGAAGGTAAGATCATCTGA
- a CDS encoding glutaredoxin domain-containing protein — MNIQLFGKNKCFDTKKAQRFFKERGIKFQYIDLKQKPMSRGELESVIKAVGGLDKVIDENNKSQTATLIKYLADDEAKKEKLLEDGTLMKTPVVRNGKEAAVGFAPDVWEKWIKG, encoded by the coding sequence ATGAATATACAGTTATTCGGAAAGAATAAATGCTTCGACACCAAGAAGGCACAGCGCTTTTTCAAGGAGAGGGGCATTAAGTTCCAGTATATAGACCTTAAGCAGAAGCCTATGAGCCGCGGCGAGCTTGAAAGCGTTATAAAGGCTGTCGGCGGCCTTGACAAGGTCATTGATGAAAACAACAAGTCGCAGACTGCCACGCTTATAAAGTATCTCGCAGACGATGAGGCGAAAAAGGAAAAGCTGCTCGAAGACGGCACGCTTATGAAAACGCCTGTCGTGCGAAACGGCAAAGAGGCGGCTGTGGGATTTGCCCCCGATGTGTGGGAAAAATGGATAAAGGGATAG